A genomic window from Helicobacter suis HS1 includes:
- a CDS encoding DUF1104 domain-containing protein, with translation MKLLHAVVVSGALCVGLNAQTIGLNAFPEYEPKPDHEMLDLAGKVSAKKLLEYLTEMRMRYNKMDDKEKAEFLKHFQDTLAKNIAKLKPAQLQKRLATIKKALETRAQKLDLLRKEVDEEFEYISFWRKSLDAGTFEQDLHKYGFVLPVKPVKE, from the coding sequence ATGAAATTATTGCATGCTGTTGTCGTGTCTGGAGCACTTTGTGTGGGTCTGAATGCCCAAACAATTGGTTTGAATGCTTTTCCAGAATATGAACCCAAACCCGATCATGAAATGTTAGATCTAGCCGGTAAAGTGAGTGCAAAAAAGCTACTTGAGTATTTAACTGAAATGCGCATGCGCTATAACAAAATGGACGACAAAGAGAAGGCCGAGTTTTTAAAACACTTCCAAGATACTTTGGCTAAAAATATTGCTAAGCTTAAACCTGCGCAATTACAAAAAAGACTAGCAACGATTAAAAAAGCGCTAGAAACACGGGCACAAAAACTCGATCTTTTGAGAAAAGAAGTAGATGAGGAGTTTGAATACATTAGCTTTTGGCGCAAATCCCTAGATGCGGGGACATTTGAGCAAGATTTACACAAATACGGCTTTGTTCTCCCTGTTAAACCCGTTAAAGAATAA
- a CDS encoding Sua5/YciO/YrdC/YwlC family protein: protein MDKQNFNFDSNVILAQSDTTVGFFSHSTDMLNRVKKSPPNKPLLQTLPSLKALPKRVPSHARSLVRRLKATFVYPSAQGSKAFRVVYDPQVLLFLEHLGPLFSTSANLSAQVYNAEIAKQLADIIIEDNRGLAQKPSSKIIKLGRRRKRRLR from the coding sequence ATGGATAAGCAAAATTTTAATTTTGATTCAAATGTGATTTTAGCCCAGAGTGATACCACAGTGGGGTTTTTTAGTCACAGCACAGATATGCTTAATCGCGTGAAAAAGAGCCCACCTAATAAGCCACTCTTACAAACACTACCCAGTTTAAAAGCCCTACCTAAACGCGTGCCCTCCCATGCGCGTTCTCTAGTGCGCCGCTTAAAAGCAACCTTTGTTTATCCAAGCGCGCAAGGCTCAAAAGCTTTTAGAGTTGTTTATGATCCACAGGTTTTATTATTTTTAGAGCATTTAGGCCCCCTTTTTAGCACTTCGGCTAATTTAAGCGCACAAGTCTACAATGCAGAAATAGCCAAACAACTAGCAGATATTATTATTGAAGATAATCGGGGGTTAGCCCAAAAGCCCTCCTCAAAAATCATTAAGTTAGGCCGTAGGCGTAAAAGGCGTTTGCGTTAA
- a CDS encoding PDC sensor domain-containing protein, producing MLVGVLIVSFVAFAVFVERFMRRTMMHDAETALFSLAKANTDWVASWEHNTSRIFNVGARFVALNWSETKNNKQTLAKELDYLTGNLRALQAFVGTEDGQMYTSTGMGHPPKGYDPRVRYWYQQARTQRKTILSGVFKDAYSGRLVISYSAPLIVDSKFVGVLGVDIPIEFFQTHAKHLSSKQGEELEFIDTHGLVLGSSVLKSGSNIADENSPLKSVASKILSIKEGILYSIGAKGQKSFLVVHTTVPEYN from the coding sequence ATGCTGGTTGGTGTTTTGATTGTTAGTTTTGTAGCTTTTGCTGTGTTTGTAGAACGATTTATGCGTAGGACTATGATGCATGATGCTGAAACTGCTCTATTTTCATTGGCTAAAGCCAATACAGACTGGGTTGCCTCTTGGGAACATAATACCTCTAGAATTTTTAATGTGGGTGCGAGATTTGTAGCTTTAAACTGGTCAGAAACAAAGAATAACAAACAAACCCTTGCTAAGGAATTAGATTACCTAACTGGAAATTTAAGGGCTTTGCAAGCTTTTGTGGGGACAGAAGATGGCCAAATGTATACTAGCACTGGTATGGGTCACCCTCCAAAAGGATATGATCCTAGAGTGCGCTATTGGTATCAACAAGCGCGTACACAGAGAAAAACAATACTTTCTGGAGTCTTTAAAGATGCCTATAGTGGTAGATTAGTGATTTCTTATAGCGCACCTTTGATTGTGGACTCAAAATTTGTAGGTGTGTTAGGGGTGGATATTCCCATTGAATTTTTTCAAACCCATGCAAAACATTTGAGTAGTAAACAGGGTGAGGAATTAGAGTTTATTGATACCCATGGGCTTGTTTTGGGGTCTAGTGTGTTAAAAAGTGGTTCTAATATTGCAGATGAAAATTCCCCTCTTAAAAGCGTTGCTTCTAAAATTTTAAGTATCAAAGAGGGGATTTTGTATAGTATCGGGGCAAAAGGACAGAAAAGCTTTTTAGTTGTGCATACGACAGTGCCTGAGTATAACTAG
- a CDS encoding methyl-accepting chemotaxis protein: MIVISLLGLFFTLGIILGWIYYLMRPLDHLRHLSSDLILGDRDLTKRLPVKSQSQRDDIAIITRNINAFIESMWRVISDFKKIVDQQRSFSSLLDDQTKTMQNGIGEIITIVGKSVQTSRDNAEEVLNGAKNAEANVKKLNQTSAQLEQINGQIKELSEHAEHNATQSLECSHKLQETTKSTDDIKKVLVIINEIADQTNLLALNAAIEAARAGEHGRGFAVVADEVRKLAERTQSSLTEIDSTINQVVQSVNEINKILSVNAQGLLQTSKLVTEIQGIIKQSSEDVLGIVANVSERTRVLQITVQNSQNINQEIEKINTLTHAQLENVSNIQKASASLGNVCSTLSDEIKQIKV; this comes from the coding sequence ATGATTGTTATCTCCCTTTTAGGACTCTTTTTTACTTTGGGCATTATTCTTGGCTGGATTTATTATTTAATGCGCCCCTTAGATCACTTAAGACATTTAAGTTCTGATTTAATACTAGGCGATCGAGATTTAACCAAACGCTTGCCTGTAAAAAGCCAGAGTCAACGAGATGACATTGCCATCATCACACGCAATATCAACGCATTTATAGAAAGTATGTGGAGAGTGATTAGTGATTTTAAAAAGATAGTTGATCAACAAAGGAGTTTTTCCTCTCTTTTAGATGATCAAACTAAAACCATGCAAAATGGAATAGGTGAGATTATTACGATAGTTGGAAAATCTGTTCAGACTAGTCGGGATAATGCAGAGGAGGTTTTAAACGGCGCAAAAAACGCTGAAGCCAATGTTAAAAAGTTAAATCAGACAAGTGCACAATTAGAACAGATCAATGGACAGATAAAAGAATTAAGTGAGCATGCAGAGCATAATGCCACCCAAAGCCTAGAATGCTCGCATAAATTACAAGAAACAACAAAAAGCACAGATGATATTAAAAAGGTTTTAGTCATCATCAATGAGATTGCCGATCAAACCAATTTATTAGCTCTTAATGCGGCTATTGAAGCGGCTAGAGCCGGTGAACACGGCAGAGGGTTTGCGGTAGTGGCTGATGAGGTGAGAAAACTAGCTGAAAGAACCCAAAGTAGCCTTACAGAAATTGACAGTACAATTAATCAGGTGGTGCAAAGTGTCAATGAGATTAATAAAATCCTAAGTGTTAATGCCCAAGGCCTTCTCCAAACATCTAAATTAGTTACAGAGATACAGGGCATAATCAAGCAGAGTTCAGAAGATGTTTTAGGGATTGTTGCAAATGTTAGTGAAAGAACCAGAGTGTTACAGATAACCGTGCAAAATAGCCAAAATATCAACCAAGAAATTGAAAAAATTAACACCCTAACGCATGCACAATTAGAGAATGTATCCAATATACAAAAGGCAAGTGCATCTTTGGGTAATGTCTGTTCTACCTTGAGTGATGAGATCAAACAAATTAAAGTGTGA
- a CDS encoding methyl-accepting chemotaxis protein encodes MSLGVKIISIFLVSFVVLGCTIIYITDREQNSLLASILNIQKRGNFKSREDDLRYATLIIEQGIAGFYATLPREQAQKKALEFFGKINDDKGMIYMVVVDKEGKVLFDPVNPTTVGKSGLELSSADGVHYVEGYIKAANKGGGYTYYQMPKFAGGTPEPKVAYSHYDPVSQMVIVSTTYYSDILQASSQTRQRVQHMILKNIYTLAYWVIGVALALIILVVILNYYVVVRRLNVLVANVHDFSLGDRDLTRRIKIANRNDEIDKVGEGVNRFVENIQGFFNAIKSNIKDNTGVAENLNASTSGALAGMSKRTQMITQIKDKSVEISAVMSRTVGEAQESQKSLAEVQDSIKASNTAITDLFGQITEASHTEEELASKVEQLSKNADSVKSILHIINDIADQTNLLALNAAIEAARAGEHGRGFAVVADEVRNLAARTQKSLAEINSTIGVIVQEINDVSNQMNLNSKKIEELSGVSLGVQKQFTSMSENLASTIERVNASIDGVASTKKDVDGILHDFVLIEEINAKSAKEATQIIEITKFLSNATTDLNSKIIQFKS; translated from the coding sequence GTGAGTCTTGGGGTTAAAATCATCAGTATTTTTTTGGTTTCTTTTGTTGTTTTAGGGTGCACAATTATCTACATCACTGATCGAGAACAAAATAGTTTGCTTGCCTCCATCTTAAATATCCAAAAACGCGGTAACTTTAAGAGTCGGGAGGACGATTTACGCTACGCCACGCTTATAATAGAACAGGGGATAGCCGGTTTTTATGCTACCCTTCCAAGAGAGCAAGCCCAAAAAAAGGCACTTGAATTTTTTGGCAAAATCAACGACGATAAGGGTATGATTTACATGGTGGTTGTGGATAAAGAGGGTAAGGTGCTCTTTGATCCAGTCAATCCAACTACAGTGGGTAAAAGCGGTTTAGAACTCTCTAGCGCAGATGGGGTGCATTATGTAGAGGGGTATATCAAAGCGGCTAATAAAGGGGGAGGTTATACTTACTACCAAATGCCCAAGTTTGCCGGTGGTACTCCAGAACCTAAAGTCGCTTATAGCCATTATGACCCGGTCAGTCAGATGGTCATTGTTTCTACCACCTATTACAGCGATATTTTGCAAGCTTCTAGTCAAACCCGTCAAAGAGTGCAGCATATGATTTTGAAAAATATTTACACTTTGGCTTACTGGGTTATAGGTGTTGCACTTGCTCTGATTATTCTAGTTGTCATTTTGAATTATTATGTTGTGGTTAGACGCCTTAATGTCTTAGTAGCAAACGTGCATGATTTTAGTTTAGGCGATCGGGATTTAACCCGCCGCATTAAGATTGCTAATAGAAACGATGAGATTGACAAAGTTGGCGAGGGGGTTAACCGTTTTGTAGAAAACATTCAAGGGTTTTTCAATGCGATTAAATCTAACATTAAGGATAATACCGGCGTTGCTGAAAATTTAAACGCAAGTACTAGTGGCGCACTTGCGGGTATGAGTAAAAGAACCCAAATGATCACACAAATCAAAGATAAAAGTGTAGAAATTAGCGCGGTGATGAGTAGGACGGTTGGTGAGGCCCAAGAAAGCCAAAAAAGTTTAGCAGAAGTACAAGACTCTATTAAAGCCTCTAATACAGCCATTACCGATCTATTTGGACAAATTACAGAAGCCTCCCATACAGAAGAAGAACTAGCCAGCAAAGTAGAACAACTCAGTAAAAACGCTGATAGTGTTAAAAGCATTTTGCATATCATTAATGATATTGCCGATCAAACTAATTTATTAGCCCTGAATGCTGCTATTGAGGCCGCACGCGCGGGCGAACATGGTAGAGGTTTTGCTGTGGTGGCTGATGAGGTAAGAAATTTAGCCGCACGAACGCAAAAAAGCTTAGCTGAAATTAATTCAACAATTGGGGTAATTGTTCAAGAAATTAATGATGTGAGTAACCAGATGAATTTAAATTCTAAAAAGATTGAGGAATTAAGCGGGGTGAGTTTAGGCGTGCAAAAGCAGTTTACTAGCATGAGTGAGAATTTGGCAAGCACGATAGAGCGCGTTAATGCCTCCATTGATGGCGTTGCTAGTACTAAAAAAGATGTTGATGGCATTTTGCATGATTTTGTTCTCATTGAGGAAATTAATGCAAAATCTGCTAAAGAGGCCACGCAAATTATAGAAATCACCAAGTTTTTAAGCAATGCCACCACCGATCTGAATAGTAAAATCATCCAATTTAAATCTTAA